From a region of the Zingiber officinale cultivar Zhangliang chromosome 4B, Zo_v1.1, whole genome shotgun sequence genome:
- the LOC121978171 gene encoding expansin-like B1 has product MGCPCTEHFFLIFFSLIIILQYAPASTTTAGTSCSTCFGRTRAVYYSNSEHQGTETGACEYGVMGATLYGGDVSASAKLYRDGVGCGACYQVRCTNRRYCSREGVTVVITDHGASDGADFILSMHAFANLGQSAYAGTLLVALGVVDVEYRRVSCSYPNKNITFKMDHSADFPYYFAFQIWFQQGDRDIVAVQLCETESLSCKLVERSHGAVWAMGSPPEGPLSVRMLLSGEEDRVETWLVPPNDIPEFWRANDVYDSGIQVE; this is encoded by the exons atggGCTGCCCTTGCACAGAGCatttcttcctcatcttcttTTCACTGATCATCATCCTCCAATATGCTCCTGCAAGTACTACTACCGCAGGCACCTCGTGCAGCACTTGCTTCGGCCGAACCAGGGCTGTTTACTATTCCAACTCCGAACACCAAGGAACAGAAA CCGGAGCATGCGAGTACGGGGTCATGGGAGCAACACTCTATGGTGGGGATGTCTCTGCATCAGCAAAACTTTATAGAGATGGGGTTGGTTGCGGTGCGTGCTATCAG GTGAGATGCACTAACAGGAGATACTGCTCGAGGGAAGGTGTTACTGTCGTCATCACCGACCACGGAGCTAGCGACGGTGCAGATTTTATTCTCAGCATGCATGCGTTTGCTAACCTCGGCCAGAGCGCCTACGCCGGTACCTTGCTTGTGGCTCTTGGCGTCGTCGACGTCGAGTATCGCCG GGTTTCTTGTAGCTATCCAAACAAGAACATAACCTTCAAGATGGATCACAGCGCAGACTTCCCCTACTACTTTGCCTTCCAAATTTGGTTTCAGCAAGGAGACCGAGACATAGTGGCAGTGCAGCTCTGTGAG ACTGAGAGTTTAAGCTGTAAGTTGGTGGAGAGAAGCCATGGAGCAGTATGGGCCATGGGATCACCTCCAGAAGGACCACTCTCCGTCAGAATGCTACTGAGCGGAGAAGAAGACAGAGTGGAGACGTGGTTAGTGCCGCCCAATGACATCCCTGAGTTTTGGAGAGCCAATGATGTGTACGACTCGGGGATACAAGTGGAGTAG